Proteins found in one Thunnus maccoyii chromosome 5, fThuMac1.1, whole genome shotgun sequence genomic segment:
- the LOC121897275 gene encoding Fanconi anemia core complex-associated protein 24-like, translated as MTCGGVKILFENELGVTDFHLPNKSCILYVSECDIIAGNGYKRKLVRYRNASSSFQQLVLVENTRLSEQYFSAVQKFVVFDLGLTLLPVSGQTEASQLITQMVHVESRENPFRRRSASPLLDPLVLALVQQVPGVGRVKALALLQHFPSIQQLCNAAPAELEPIVGQAAAQQIHSFFHKATAAGT; from the exons ATGACAT GTGGAGGTGTGAAAATCCTCTTTGAGAATGAGCTCGGTGTGACAGATTTCCACCTGCCCAACAAAAGCTGCATCCTGTACGTGTCGGAGTGCGACATCATTGCAGGAAACGGCTACAAGAGGAAACTGGTTCGCTACAGAAAT GCCAGCAGCAGCTTCCAGCAGCTGGTGCTGGTGGAGAACACCAGACTCAGTGAGCAGTACTTCTCTGCTGTCCAGAAGTTTGTGGTGTTTGACCTCGGCCTGACTCTCCTGCCGGTCAGCGGGCAGACTGAAGCCTCACAGCTCATCACTCAGATG GTCCATGTGGAGAGCAGGGAGAACCCTTTCAGGCGGAGGAGTGCGTCTCCGCTGTTGGACCCCCTGGTCCTGGCCCTGGTGCAGCAGGTCCCGGGAGTGGGCAGGGTCAAAGCTCTGGCCCTGCTGCAGCATTTCCCCAGCATCCAGCAGCTCTGTAACGCCGCCCCCGCCGAGCTGGAGCCCATCGTGGGTCAGGCTGCTGCTCAGCAAATCCACAGCTTCTTCCACAAAGCCACAGCTGCTGGAACCTGA
- the LOC121897276 gene encoding uncharacterized protein LOC121897276 — protein sequence MAQKDQLDREIFSCSICLDLLKDPVAIPCGHSYCMSCIKGFWDEEDQRKIYSCPQCRQAFTPRPVLVKNTMLAALVEQLKKTGLQAAPADHCYAGPEDVACDVCTGRKLKALKSCLVCLASYCEKHLQPHYDAAPLKKHKLVDPSEKLQENICSRHDEVMKMFCRTDQQSICYLCSVDEHKGHDTVSAAAERTERQRELEVSRQNIQQRIQDREKDVKLLQQEVEAVNRSADKAVEDSEKIFTQLIRLIQKRSSDVKQQIRSQQETEVSRVKELQEKLEQEITELKRKDAELKKLSHTEDHNQFLHNYPSVSQLSASTDSSSINIRPLRYFEDVTAAVSELRDQLQDILREKWTNISLTVTEVDVLLSEAEPKTRAGFLKYSHEITLDPNTAHTWLLLSEGNRKVTYMSRPQSYSNHPDRFTKWSQVLSRESLTGRCYWEVEWSGRGVYVAVAYKNISRAGHSNECGFGFNDKSWMLDCYTDSYTFLFNNIKTHISGPGSSRVGVYLDHTAGILSFYSVSETMTLLHRVQTTFTQPLYAGLRLCYNFGDTAELCKVKCSSSCGFVEEAVDLLSSSLTHDGLQLGGGGVTELLDAGEMLQQGQSFDPAHSRDLLHQGQDQGVQQRRRTPPPERVLPALHMDLQRIRAASDSFCPLTGRRVRPRSNTTNFWTAEKYCSLSLVFSTSTSCWNLLLAFKSGGTHKSCQAPFPAETHVVQIAAQTCFTSQEVKLRQSLLLRAEMAQKDQLDRETFSCSICLDLLKDPVAIPCGHSYCMSCIKGFWDEEDQRKIYSCPQCRQTFTPRPVLGKNTMLAALVERLKKTGLQAAPADHCYAGPEDVACDVCTGRKLKALKSCLVCLASYCEKHLQSHYDAAPLKKHKLVDPSEKLQENICSRHDEVMKMFCRTDQQSICYLCSVDEHKGHDTVSAAAERTERQRELEVSRQNIQQRIQDREKDVKLLQQEVKAVNRSADKAVKDSEKIFTELIHLIQKRSSDVKQQIRSQQETEVSRVKELQEKLEQEITELKRKDAELKQLSHTEDHNQFLHNYPSLSQLSASTDSSSINIRPLRYFEDVTAAVSELRDQLQDILREKWTNISLAVTEVDVLLSEPEPKTRAGFLKYSCEITLDPNTANTWLLLSEKNRKVTFMSQQQSYSNHPDRFTRWWHQVLSRESLTGRCYWEVEWSGRGVYVAVAYKNISRAGDWNECGFGFNDKSWILDCNTNSYTFWFNNISTRVSGPGSSRVGVYLDHTAGILSFYSVSETMTLLHRVQTTFTQPLYAGLRLYYGGTAELCKVK from the exons atggcgCAGAAAGATCAGCTGGACCGAGAAATCTTCTCTTGttccatctgtctggatctactgaaggatccggtggctattccctgtggacacagctactgcatgagctgtattaaaggcttctgggatgaagaggatcagaggaagatctacagctgccctcagtgcagacaggccttcacaccgaggcctgtcctggtgaaaaacaccatgttagcagctttagtggagcagctgaagaagactggactccaagctgctcctgctgatcactgctatgctggacctgaagatgtggcctgtgatgtctgcactgggaggaagctgaaagccctcaagtcctgtctggtgtgtctggcctcttactgtgagaaacacctgCAGCCTCATTATGATGCAGCTCCactaaagaaacacaagctggtcgacccctcggagaagctccaggagaacatctgctctcgtcatgatgaggtgatgaagatgttctgccgtactgatcagcagagtatctgttatctctgctctgtggatgaacataaaggccacgacacagtctcagctgcagcagaaaggactgagaggcagagagagctcgaggtgagtcgacaaaacatccagcagagaatccaggacagagagaaagatgtgaagctgcttcaacaggaggtggaggccgtcaatcgctctgctgataaagcagtggaggacagtgagaagatcttcactcagctgatccgtctcatccagaaaagaagctctgatgtgaagcagcagatcagatcccagcaggaaactgaagtgagtcgagtcaaagagcttcaggagaagctggagcaggagatcactgagctgaagaggaaagacgctgaactgaagaagctctcacacacagaggatcacaaccagtttctacacaactacccctcagtgtcacaactcagtgcatctacagactcatccagcatcaatatccgtcctctgagatactttgaggatgtgacagcagctgtgtcagagctcagagatcaactacaggacatcctgagggagaaatggacaaacatctcactgacagtgactgaagtggacgttttactgtcagaagcagaacccaagaccagagctggattcttaaaatattcacatgaaatcacactggatccaaacacagcacacacatggctgttattatctgaggggaacagaaaagtAACATACATGAGTCGACCACAGTCTTATTCTaatcacccagacagattcactaaGTGGagtcaggtcctgagtagagagagtctgactggacgttgttactgggaggtggagtggagcgGGAGAGGAGTTTatgtagcagtcgcatacaagaatatcagcagagcaggacaCTCGAATGAATGTGGATTTGGATttaatgacaaatcttggatgTTAGATTGTTACACTGacagttatacatttttgttcaacaacatcaaaactcacatctcaggtcctggttcctccagagtaggagtgtacctggatcacacagcaggtattctgtccttctacagcgtctctgaaaccatgactctcctccacagagtccagaccacattcactcagcctctctatgctggacttcGGCTTTGTTATAATTTTGGAGACACAGCTGAGTTGTGTAAagtcaaat GTTCCAGCAGCTGTGGCTTTGTGGAAGAAGCTGTGGATTTGCTGAGCAGCAGCCTGACCCACGATGGGCTCCAGCTCGGCGGGGGCGGCGTTACAGAGCTGCTGGATGCTGGGGAAATGCTGCAGCAGGGCCAGAGCTTTGACCCTGCCCACTCCCGGGACCTGCTGCACCAGGGCCAGGACCAGGGGGTCCAACAGCGGAGACGCACTCCTCCGCCTGAAAGGGTTCTCCCTGCTCTCCACATGGACCTGCAGAGGATCAGAGCAGCATCAGACAGCT TCTGCCCGCTGACCGGCAGGAGAGTCAGGCCGAGGTCAAACACCACAAACTTCTGGACAGCAGAGAAGTACTGCTCACTGAGTCTGGTGTTCTCCACCAGCACCAGCTGCTGGAATCTGCTGCTGGCCTTCAAATCAGGAGGGACG CACAAGAGCTGTCAGGCTCCATTTCCTGCAGAGACACATGTTGTCCAGATCGCAGCTCAAACTTGTTTCACTTCTCAGGAAGTGAAACTAAGAcagtcgttactactgagagctgaaatggcgCAGAAAGATCAGCTGGACCGAGAAACCTTCTCTTGttccatctgtctggatctactgaaggatccggtggctattccctgtggacacagctactgcatgagctgtattaaaggcttctgggatgaagaggatcagaggaagatctacagctgccctcagtgcagacagaccttcacaccgaggcctgtcctggggaaaaacaccatgttagcagctttagtggagcggctgaagaagactggactccaagctgctcctgctgatcactgctatgctggacctgaagatgtggcctgtgatgtctgcactgggaggaagctgaaagccctcaagtcctgtctggtgtgtctggcctcttactgtgagaaacacctgCAGTCTCATTATGATGCAGCTCCactaaagaaacacaagctggtcgacccctcagagaagctccaggagaacatctgctctcgtcatgatgaggtgatgaagatgttctgccgtactgatcagcagagtatctgttatctctgctctgtggatgaacataaaggccacgacacagtctcagctgcagcagaaaggactgagaggcagagagagcttgaggtgagtcgacaaaacatccagcagagaatccaggacagagagaaagatgtgaagctgcttcaacaggaggtgaaGGCCGTCaatcgctctgctgataaagcagtgaaggacagtgagaagatcttcactgagctgatccatctcatccagaaaagaagctctgatgtgaagcagcagatcagatcccagcaggaaactgaagtgagtcgagtcaaagagcttcaggagaagctggagcaggagatcactgagctgaagaggaaagacgctgaactgaagcagctctcacacacagaggatcacaaccagtttctacacaactacccctcactgtcacaactcagtgcatctacagactcatccagcatcaatatccgtcctctgagatactttgaggatgtgacagcagctgtgtcagagctcagagatcaactacaggacatcctgagggagaaatggacaaacatctcactggcagtgactgaagtggacgttttactgtcagaaccagagcccaagaccagagctggattcttaaaatattcatgtgaaatcacactggatccaaacacagcaaacacatggcTGTTATTATCTGAGAAGAACAGAAAAGTAACATTCATGAGTCAACAACAGTCTTATTCTaatcacccagacagattcactagATGGTGGcatcaggtcctgagtagagagagtctgactggacgttgttactgggaggtggagtggagcgGGAGAGGAGTTTatgtagcagtcgcatacaagaatatcagcagagcaggagacTGGAATGAATGTGGATTTGGATttaatgacaaatcttggaTATTAGATTGTAACACtaacagttatacattttggtTCAACAACATCTCAACTCGTgtctcaggtcctggttcctccagagtaggagtgtacctggatcacacagcaggtattctgtccttctacagcgtctctgaaaccatgactctcctccacagagtccagaccacattcactcagcctctctatgctggactacGTCTTTATTATGGAGGCACAGCTGAGTTGTGTAAagtcaaatag
- the LOC121897760 gene encoding uncharacterized protein LOC121897760 — protein MKATHPYDVLEALHDHDYLKKPVTVREQLQATQMELDFLEEISKELKSEQFFLQRFQGEPEMIMFYSGFKDYNTLKTFNLALQPTAETIGRWSHVLNLNNTEENAMNAGFDAQHLCLLDQLFLFLCSVRWGFVPVDMSERFHVSQAIVRATCITWCQYLFFMLGTLPIWPSRQAVDELMPLFFRTTFPKTRVVLDSTRIHIQTAACTGNSSDYRGTTTLKSLVGISPSGAVSFVSNVFTASLSDKDIIKECGIMNLLEPGDEVMASKSLDIKDLLDAIGVNLVIPTFLRPKGQLDVDDVTHTQDVVHLRIHVERAIRRTKEYHIFDDAVLSGLCGSVNQLWTVCALLTNFQGPLL, from the exons ATGAAGGCAACACA TCCGTACGATGTTTTGGAGGCGCTTCATGATCATGACTATTTGAAGAAGCCCGTCACTGTGAGAGAGCAGCTGCAGGCCACTCAGATGGAGCTCGACTTCCTGGAGGAAATAAGCAAAGAACTGAAAAGTGAGCAGTTCTTTCTCCAGCGCTTCCAAGGTGAGCCGGAGatgatcatgttttacagtgGATTCAAAGACTACAACACACTCAAAACGTTCAACTTAGCCCTTCAGCCCACAGCGGAGACTATTGGGAGATGGAGTCACGTACTAAACCTTAATAATACTGAAGAAAACGCAATGAACGCTGGCTTTGATGCGCAGCACCTGTGTCTCCTTGATCAGCTGTTCCTGTTCCTTTGCAGTGTGAGGTGGGGCTTTGTTCCTGTTGACATGTCTGAGCGGTTCCACGTGTCACAGGCCATAGTCAGGGCGACCTGTATAACGTGGTGCCAGTACTTGTTCTTTATGCTGGGAACTCTGCCAATATGGCCGAGCAGACAGGCTGTAGATGAGCTAATGCCGCTGTTCTTCAGAACGACGTTTCCCAAAACACGGGTGGTGCTGGACTCAACTAGGATCCACATCCAAACAGCAGCGTGCACAGGGAACTCTTCTGATTATAGAGGCACCACAACACTGAAGTCGCTGGTTGGTATCAGTCCCTCTGGGGCAGTCAGCTTTGTCAGCAACGTCTTCACAGCCTCCCTCTCAGATAAGGACATCATAAAAGAGTGCGGGATTATGAACCTCTTGGAGCCTGGTGATGAAGTGATGGCGAGCAAGAGCTTAGATATCAAAGACCTCCTGGATGCCATCGGAGTCAACCTCGTCATCCCAACGTTCCTTAGGCCAAAGGGACAGTTGGATGTAGAcgatgtgacacacacacaagacgtTGTCCACTTGAGAATCCACGTGGAGAGGGCGATTAGACGCACCAAAGAGTACCACATTTTTGATGATGCGGTGCTGTCCGGACTTTGTGGTTCAGTCAACCAGCTGTGGACAGTCTGTGCTCTGCTGACTAACTTTCAAGGTCCTCTGCTGTAA
- the LOC121897277 gene encoding E3 ubiquitin/ISG15 ligase TRIM25-like, translating into MAQKGHQLYRETFSCSICLDLLKDPVTIPCGHSYCMSCIKGFWDEEDQRKIYSCPQCRQTFTPRPVLVKNTMLAALVERLKKTGLQAAPADHCYAGPEDVACDVCTGRKLKALKSCLVCLASYCETHLQFHYESPRFKKHKLVDPSEKLQENICSRHNEVMKMFCRTDQQSICYLCSVEEHKGHDTVSAAAERTERQRELEVSRQNIQQRIQDREKDVKLLQQEVEAVKRSADKAVKDSEKIFIELISLIQKRSSDVKQQIRSQQETEVRRVKELQEKLEQEITELKRKDAELKQLSHTEDHNQFLHNYPSLSQLSASTDSSSINIRPLRYFEDVTAAVSELRDKLQDVLREKWTNISLTVTEVDVLLSEAEPKTRAGFLKYSCEITLDPNTVNKKLLLSEGNRKATYMSQQQSYSRHPDRFTGWQQVLSRESLTGRCYWEVEWRGGGVGVAVTYKNISRAGNSKECGFGFNDKSWKLHRNTNSYEFWFNNISTRVSGPGSSRVGVYLDHTAGILSFYSVSETMTLLHRVKTTFTQPLYAGLCPYYYDGDTAELCHKSCQAPFTAETRVVQIAAQTCFISQEVKLRQSLPLRAEMAQKGVQLDRETFSCSICLDLLKDPVTIPCGHSYCMSCIKGFWDEEDQWEIYSCPRCRQTFTPRPVLGKNTMLAALVEQLKKTGLQAAPADHCYAGPEDVACDVCTGRKLKAHKSCLVCLASYCEKHLQFHYESPRFIKHKLVDPSEKLQENICSRHDEVMKMFCRTDQQSICYLCSVDEHKGHDTVSATAERTERQRELEVSRQNIQQRIQDREKDVKLLQQEVEAVNRSADKAVEDSEKIFTELIRLIQKRSSDVKQQIRSQQETEVSRVKELQEKLEQEITELKRKDAELKQLSHTEDHNQFLHNYPSLSQLSASTDSSSINIRPLRYFEDVTAAVSELRDQLQDILREKRQTSNISLTVTEVDVLLSEAEPKTRAGFLKYSCEITLDPNTANTWLLLSEGNRKATYINQQKSYSSHPDRFTVYYQVLSRESLTGRCYWEVEWSGRGVYVAVAYKNISRAGNSKECQFGFNDKSWMLDCFANSYTFWFNNIQTRVSGPGSSRVGVYLDHTAGILSFYSVSETMTLLHRVQTTFTQPLYAGLRLCYNDGVTAELCKLK; encoded by the exons atggcgCAGAAAGGACATCAGCTTTACCGAGAAACGTTCTCTTGttccatctgtctggatctactgaaggatccggtgactattccctgtggacacagctactgcatgagctgtattaaaggcttctgggatgaagaggatcagaggaagatctacagctgccctcagtgcagacaaaccttcacaccgaggcctgtcctggtgaaaaacaccatgttagcagctttagtggagcggctgaagaagactggactacaagctgctcctgctgatcactgctatgctggacctgaagatgtggcctgtgatgtctgcactgggaggaagctgaaagctctcaagtcctgtctggtgtgtctggccTCTTACTGCGAGACTCACCTCCAGTTTCATTATGAATCACctagatttaaaaaacacaagctggtcgacccctcggagaagctccaggagaacatctgctctcgtcataatgaggtgatgaagatgttctgccgtactgatcagcagagtatctgttatctctgctctgtggaggaacataaaggccacgacacggtctcagctgcagcagaaaggactgagaggcagagagagctcgaggtgagtcgacaaaacatccagcagagaatccaggacagagagaaagatgtgaagctgcttcaacaggaggtggaggccgtcaaacgctctgctgataaagcagtgaaggacagtgagaagatcttcatTGAGCTGATcagtctcatccagaaaagaagctctgatgtgaagcagcagatcagatcccagcaggaaactgaagtgagacgagtcaaagagcttcaggagaagctggagcaggagatcactgagctgaagaggaaagacgctgaactgaagcagctctcacacacagaggatcacaaccagtttctacacaactacccctcactgtcacaactcagtgcatctacagactcatccagcatcaatatccgtcctctgagatactttgaggatgtgacagcagctgtgtcagagctcagagataaACTACAGGACgtcctgagggagaaatggacaaacatctcactgacagtgactgaagtggacgttttactgtcagaagcagaacccaagaccagagctggattcttaaaatattcatgtgaaatcacactggatccaaacacagtgaacaaaaagctgttattatctgaggggaacagaaaagcaacataCATGAGTCAACAACAGTCTTATTCTCGtcatccagacagattcactggGTGGCagcaggtcctgagtagagagagtctgactggacgttgttactgggaggtggagtggagagggggaggagttGGTGTGGCAGTcacatacaagaatatcagcagagcaggaaactCAAAGGAATGTGGATTTGGATttaatgacaaatcttggaAGTTACATCGTAACACTAACAGTTATGAATTTTGGTTCAACAACATCTCAACTCGTgtctcaggtcctggttcctccagagtaggagtgtacctggatcacacagcaggtattctgtccttctacagcgtctctgaaaccatgactctcctccacagagtcaagaccacattcactcagcctctctatgctggactttgTCCTTATTATTATGATGGAGACACAGCTGAGttgtgt CACAAGAGCTGTCAGGCTCCATTTACTGCAGAAACACGTGTTGTTCAGATCGCAGCTCaaacttgtttcatttctcaggaagtgaaactcagacagtcgttaccactgagagctgaaatggcgCAGAAAGGAGTTCAGCTAGACCGAGAAACCTTCTCTTGttccatctgtctggatctactgaaggatccggtgactattccctgtggacacagctactgcatgagctgtattaaaggcttctgggatgaagaggatcaGTGGgagatctacagctgccctcggtgcagacagaccttcacaccgaggcctgtcctggggaaaaacaccatgttagcagcatTAGTGGAGCAgttgaagaagactggactccaagctgctcctgctgatcactgctatgctggacctgaagatgtggcctgtgatgtctgcactgggaggaagctgaaagcccacaagtcctgtctggtgtgtctggcctcttactgtgagaaacatCTTCAGTTTCATTATGAATCACCtagatttataaaacacaagctggtcgacccctcagagaagctccaggagaacatctgctctcgtcatgatgaggtgatgaagatgttctgtcgtactgatcagcagagtatctgttatctctgctctgtggatgaacataaaggccacgacacagtctcagctacagcagaaaggactgagaggcagagagagctcgaggtgagtcgacaaaacatccagcagagaatccaggacagagagaaagatgtgaagctgcttcaacaggaggtggaggccgtcaatcgctctgctgataaagcagtggaggacagtgagaagatcttcactgagctgatccgtctcatccagaaaagaagctctgatgtgaagcagcagatcagatcccagcaggaaactgaagtgagtcgagtcaaagagcttcaggagaagctggagcaggagatcactgagctgaagaggaaagatgctgaactgaagcagctctcacacacagaggatcacaaccagtttctacacaactacccctcactgtcacaactcagtgcatctacagactcatccagcatcaatatccgtcctctgagatactttgaggatgtgacagcagctgtgtcagagctcagagatcaactacaggacatcctgagggagaaaaggcaaacatcaaacatctcactgacagtgactgaagtggatgttttactgtcagaagcagaacccaagaccagagctggattcttaaaatattcatgtgaaatcacactggatccaaacacagcaaacacatggcTGTTATTgtctgaggggaacagaaaagcaacataCATAAACCAACAAAAGtcttattctagtcacccagacagattcactgttTATtatcaggtcctgagtagagagagtctgactggacgttgttactgggaggtggagtggagcgGGAGAGGAGTTTatgtagcagtcgcatacaagaatatcagcagagcaggaaactCAAAGGAATGTCAATTTGGATttaatgacaaatcttggatgTTAGATTGTTTTGCtaacagttatacattttggtTCAACAACATCCAAACTCGTgtctcaggtcctggttcctccagagtaggagtgtacctggatcacacagcaggtattctgtccttctacagcgtctctgaaaccatgactctcctccacagagtccagaccacattcactcagcctctctatgctggacttcGGCTTTGTTATAATGATGGAGTCACAGCTGAGttgtgtaaactcaaatag